A DNA window from Pleuronectes platessa chromosome 19, fPlePla1.1, whole genome shotgun sequence contains the following coding sequences:
- the cacfd1 gene encoding calcium channel flower homolog: MSSETAAAATQAAPDDDGMTWWYRWLCKIAGVLGGISCAVAGVWNCVTVNPLNIAAGVWMVLNAFVLFLCEVPFCCQFIEFANAIAARADKLKPWQKALFYCGMALFPVVLKFSMTTLFGNAIAFATGVLYGLASLGKKGDAVSYARLQHQKQGDEERMAGTENGASQ, encoded by the exons ATGAGCTCCGAAACGGCCGCAGCGGCCACTCAAGCCGCCCCGGACGATGACGGCATGACGTGGTGGTACCGGTGGCTGTGTAAAATAGCTGGGGTTCTGGGAGGAATCT CCTGTGCCGTCGCAGGAGTGTGGAACTGCGTCACCGTGAACCCGTTGAACATAGCTGCTGGAGTGTGGATGGT gTTGAACGCTTTTGTGCTGTTCCTGTGTGAAGTGCCATTCTGCTGCCAGTTCATAGAGTTTGCTAATGCAATAGCAGCCCGTGCAGACAAACTCAAACCGTGGCAGAAAGCCCTCTTCTACTGCGG GATGGCTCTGTTTCCCGTAGTGTTGAAATTCTCCATGACAACCTTGTTTGGGAACGCCATCGCCTTTGCTACAGGAGTTCTGTACGGCCTCGCATCTTTAGGCAAAAA GGGAGATGCAGTGTCTTATGCCAGACTGCAGCATCAGAAACAGGGCGACGAAGAGAGGATGGCAGGGACGGAAAACGGCGCTTCACAGTGA